The stretch of DNA ACATGGAAGGATCGGCCCATGGCGATGACTCCGGCGGTGAAGGACGAAATCAGCCGGCTCCCCGTCACCCGGGCCTGCTGTCGCAAGGCTGAGGTGTCGGCGATCCTGAGGTTCGCGGGCGGGCTGCACATTGTGAGCGGCCGGATCGTGATCGAGGCGGAGCTGGACACCGGCATCGCGGCCAGGCGGCTGCGCAAGGACCTGCTGGAGATCTTCGGACACTCCTCGGACCTGGTGGTGATGGCCCCCGGCGGCCTGCGGCGCGGCAGCCGCTACGTCGTGCGGGTGGTCAAGGACGGCGAGCTGCTGGCCCGGCAGACCGGCCTGGTGGACGGGCGGGGACGCCCGATCCGCGGCCTGCCCCCGGCCGTGGTCTCCGGCGCCACCTGCGACGCCGAGGCGGCCTGGCGCGGCGCCTTCCTGGCCCACGGCTCGCTCACCGAGCCCGGGCGGTCCTCCTCGCTGGAGATCACCTGCCCCGGCTCCGAGGCGGCCCTCGCCCTGGTCGGCGCGGCCCGCCGGCTCGGCATCCCGGCCAAGGCCCGCGAGGTGCGCGGGGTCGACCGGGTGGTGATCCGGGACGGCGACGCGATCGGCGCCCTGCTCACCCGGCTCGGCGCGCACGAGTCGGTGCTGGCCTGGGAGGAGCGGCGGATGCGCCGCGAGGTCCGCGCCACCGCCAACCGGCTGGCCAACTTCGACGACGCCAACCTGCGCCGCTCGGCCCGGGCCGCCGTGGCGGCCGGGGCCCGGGTGCAGCGCGCGCTGGAGATCCTCGGCGAGGAGGTGCCCGAGCACCTGGCCGCGGCCGGCCAGTTGCGGATGCAGCACAAGCAGGCCTCGCTGGAGGAGCTGGGCGCCCTGGCCGACCCGCCGCTGACCAAGGACGCGGTGGCCGGCCGGATCCGCCGGCTGCTCGCGATGGCCGACAAGCGGGCCGGCGAGCTCGGCCTGCCGAGCACCGAGGCCAATCTGACCGACGAGATGGCGATGAACTGACCCCGATTTCCGGGGAGTCTCACCCACCGAACAGACGGCGTCCACCATGTGGGCGCCGTCTTGTCGTTCCGTAACGGCCTTCCGGGGCCGGGGCATTCGGCCCGCGCCGCCCGGTTGTTCGGCCCGCGGGGGCCGGGCCGAGTGGCTCGCGGGCCCGGGCCGAAGGGCCCGACTTCGCGCCACGCCAAGGGTTCGGCGGGGTGCGGATGTGCTCTGGCGGGGCCCGGAAGGGTAGGGTCGTTAGCGGTCGGGGACATCCCAATAACACACCCCCGTCGGCCGTGGCCTGGCCATGGTCGGCGTACCTTAAAGGAGATCGGTTCGTGACGATCCGGGTAGGCATCAACGGATTCGGCCGCATCGGCCGCAACTTCTTCCGTGCGGTTAAGTCCCAGGGCGCGGACATCGAGATCGTCGGTGTCAACGACCTGACCGACACCAAGACGCTTGCACACCTCCTGAAGTACGACTCGATCCTGGGGACCTTCCCGGGCGAGGTCAGCCACACCGAAGACTCCATCACCGTCGATGGCCACACCTTCAAGGTCGTCGCCGAGCGCGACCCGGCGAACCTGCCGTGGGCTGCTCTCGGTGCCGACGTCGTCATCGAGTCCACCGGTATCTTCACCAAGGCCGAGGCTGCGAAGAAGCACCTCACCGCCGGGGCGAAGAAGGTCATCATCTCGGCGCCCGCCACGGACGAAGACGTCACCATCGTGATGGGTGTCAACGACGAGAAGTACGACGCCGCCAAGCACGACATCATCTCCAACGCCTCCTGCACCACCAACTGCGTGGCGCCGCTGGCGAAGGTGCTGAACGAGAACTTCGGCATCGTCAAGGGCCTGATGACCACGGTCCACGCGTTCACCAACGACCAGGTCACCCTGGACTTCCCGCACAAGGACCTGCGTCGCGCCCGCGCGGCCTCGCTCAACATCATCCCGACCTCGACGGGTGCCGCCAAGGCCACCGCCCTGGTCCTGCCCGAGCTCAAGGGCAAGCTGGACGGCACCTCGCTGCGCGTCCCGGTGCCGACCGGCTCGATCACCGACCTGGTCGTGACCCTCGAGCGCGAGGTCACCGTCGAGGAGGTCAACGCGGCCTTCCAGAAGGCCTCCGAGAGCTCCCTCAAGGGCATCCTGCAGTACTGCGTGGACCCGATCGTCTCCTCGGACATCGTGAACTCGCCGTACTCCACGATCTTCGACTCGCTGATGACGATGGTCCAGGGCAACCAGGTCAAGATCTTCGGCTGGTACGACAACGAGTGGGGCTACTCGAACCGCCTTGTTAACCTGACCTCGCTCGTCGGCGGCCAGCTCTGACGCAGCGGGAGCTGAAGTGAAGTAAGGAGCCAGGGCCCGGACCGTTTCTCGTGGTCCGGGCCCTGGCTCTGCGGACTCCCTCACTCTTCCCGTGGGCCGCCCGTCGTCGTGCGCCCACCCTCGCGTCGTACCCCCAGGAGACCGAAACCCGTGAAGACCATCGAAGACCTCGACGTCGCCGGGAAGCGCGTGTTCGTCCGCGCCGACCTGAACGTGCCGCTGTCCGGCGGCTCGATCACCG from Kitasatospora sp. MMS16-BH015 encodes:
- the whiA gene encoding DNA-binding protein WhiA; protein product: MAMTPAVKDEISRLPVTRACCRKAEVSAILRFAGGLHIVSGRIVIEAELDTGIAARRLRKDLLEIFGHSSDLVVMAPGGLRRGSRYVVRVVKDGELLARQTGLVDGRGRPIRGLPPAVVSGATCDAEAAWRGAFLAHGSLTEPGRSSSLEITCPGSEAALALVGAARRLGIPAKAREVRGVDRVVIRDGDAIGALLTRLGAHESVLAWEERRMRREVRATANRLANFDDANLRRSARAAVAAGARVQRALEILGEEVPEHLAAAGQLRMQHKQASLEELGALADPPLTKDAVAGRIRRLLAMADKRAGELGLPSTEANLTDEMAMN
- the gap gene encoding type I glyceraldehyde-3-phosphate dehydrogenase codes for the protein MTIRVGINGFGRIGRNFFRAVKSQGADIEIVGVNDLTDTKTLAHLLKYDSILGTFPGEVSHTEDSITVDGHTFKVVAERDPANLPWAALGADVVIESTGIFTKAEAAKKHLTAGAKKVIISAPATDEDVTIVMGVNDEKYDAAKHDIISNASCTTNCVAPLAKVLNENFGIVKGLMTTVHAFTNDQVTLDFPHKDLRRARAASLNIIPTSTGAAKATALVLPELKGKLDGTSLRVPVPTGSITDLVVTLEREVTVEEVNAAFQKASESSLKGILQYCVDPIVSSDIVNSPYSTIFDSLMTMVQGNQVKIFGWYDNEWGYSNRLVNLTSLVGGQL